One genomic region from Stackebrandtia nassauensis DSM 44728 encodes:
- a CDS encoding oxidoreductase: MTNQRVPAATAGGWKLGGDIEVHRVGFGAMPLTGWPSADRRPERDTALAVLRRAVALGVNHIDTCHYYSRDGVAANELIRSALHPYPQGLAIATKVGPIFAAGEDLPPGKRRGITPENLRRAVETNLSELGVDRLDLVNLRWDGAVTPEEGTLEESLETLTALRDEGLIRHLGISNVSLAQYELARKVTELVCVQNRYSLGFRKHDELVDACEAAGIAFVPFFPVSGFDEDTTARAKAVADRVGATVPQVALAWLLARSPSILLIPGTGSPTHLEENVAAGALRLTSADLRELA, translated from the coding sequence ATGACAAACCAACGCGTCCCGGCCGCGACCGCCGGGGGATGGAAACTGGGCGGGGACATCGAGGTGCACCGGGTCGGCTTCGGGGCGATGCCGCTGACCGGCTGGCCCTCGGCGGACCGACGGCCCGAGCGCGACACCGCGCTGGCGGTGCTGCGCCGCGCCGTCGCACTCGGCGTCAACCACATCGACACCTGTCACTACTACTCGCGCGACGGCGTGGCCGCCAACGAACTGATCCGCTCCGCGCTGCACCCCTACCCGCAGGGACTGGCCATCGCCACCAAGGTGGGGCCGATCTTCGCCGCCGGGGAGGACCTGCCGCCGGGGAAGCGGCGCGGCATCACCCCCGAGAACCTGCGCCGCGCCGTGGAGACCAACCTGTCCGAACTGGGCGTCGACCGGCTGGACCTGGTGAACCTGCGCTGGGACGGCGCGGTGACCCCGGAGGAGGGGACCCTCGAGGAGTCGCTGGAAACCCTTACGGCCCTTCGCGACGAGGGACTGATCCGGCACCTGGGCATCTCCAACGTGAGCCTGGCCCAGTACGAGCTCGCCCGCAAGGTCACCGAGCTTGTGTGCGTCCAGAACCGCTACAGCCTCGGCTTCCGCAAACACGACGAACTCGTCGACGCCTGCGAGGCCGCCGGTATCGCGTTCGTTCCGTTCTTCCCGGTCAGCGGCTTCGACGAGGACACCACCGCGCGGGCCAAGGCCGTGGCCGACCGTGTCGGCGCCACCGTCCCGCAGGTGGCGCTGGCCTGGCTGCTGGCCCGGTCACCGTCCATACTGCTCATACCCGGAACCGGTTCCCCGACGCACCTGGAGGAGAACGTCGCCGCGGGCGCGCTGCGACTGACCTCGGCCGACCTGCGCGAACTGGCCTGA
- the cysC gene encoding adenylyl-sulfate kinase has product MVSDWVLPDEVLADAPSYTPRPHELADLELLLSGAYAPLNRFLGTEDVDSVAAAGTLADGTQWPTPVTLHVPADTVSSLDSSSPMSRVLVLTDPEGVPVAAVDAVELTPVGDGSVRVAGPVRRIGEVLHGPFRRLRATPAATRETLTTQRVLGVIADRPLHRPQLAEISRAAHTLAAHVLILIPVAGLGPDGLPPAVLVRSIMAARDRLPKSTIVAVPLSQRGDDVRDGLLSSRVAAAYGATHLLSMGRSFAAGGSGVRIMLPRQLCYDARDGQWRALEDVEPPFRRQAMSPSEISDMLDRGFGLPDWHTPPAVAAELRRARPPRRKRGVVVFMTGLSGSGKSTIARGVYDALLETGERTVSLFDGDVVRRLLSSELGFSGTDREANIRRIAYVASEVAHHHGVALCCPIAPYAAGRAEARRMAAEAGADFILVHVSTPLEVCEERDRKGLYAKARAGVIESFTGITDPYEVPKNADLTVDTSEIAVDEAIGQVIDYLVDGGWIETVPY; this is encoded by the coding sequence GCATGAGCTGGCCGACCTCGAGCTGCTGCTGTCGGGGGCGTACGCGCCGCTGAACCGGTTCCTGGGGACCGAGGACGTCGACAGTGTCGCCGCCGCCGGGACCCTCGCCGATGGGACACAGTGGCCGACGCCGGTGACCCTGCACGTGCCCGCCGATACCGTGTCCTCTTTGGATTCCAGTTCGCCGATGAGCCGGGTGCTGGTGCTCACCGACCCCGAGGGCGTGCCGGTCGCGGCCGTGGACGCCGTCGAGCTGACCCCGGTCGGGGACGGCTCGGTGCGGGTCGCCGGGCCGGTGCGGCGCATCGGCGAGGTGCTGCACGGGCCGTTCAGACGGCTGCGCGCCACCCCGGCCGCCACCCGCGAGACCCTGACCACGCAGCGGGTGCTGGGCGTCATCGCCGACCGACCGCTGCACCGGCCGCAGCTGGCCGAGATCTCGCGCGCCGCCCACACCCTGGCCGCCCACGTCCTGATCCTGATCCCGGTCGCGGGGCTGGGCCCCGACGGGCTGCCGCCCGCGGTACTGGTGCGCAGCATCATGGCCGCCCGGGACCGGCTGCCCAAGTCGACGATCGTGGCGGTGCCGCTGTCGCAGCGCGGCGACGACGTCCGCGACGGACTGCTGTCCTCGCGGGTCGCGGCCGCCTACGGCGCCACCCACCTGCTGTCCATGGGCCGCAGCTTCGCCGCCGGTGGCTCCGGCGTGCGGATCATGCTGCCCCGGCAGCTGTGTTACGACGCCCGCGACGGCCAGTGGCGCGCGTTGGAGGACGTCGAGCCGCCGTTCCGTCGCCAGGCGATGAGCCCGTCCGAGATCTCCGACATGCTGGACCGCGGTTTCGGGCTGCCCGACTGGCACACCCCGCCCGCCGTGGCCGCCGAACTGCGCCGCGCCCGGCCGCCGCGCCGCAAACGCGGCGTGGTCGTGTTCATGACCGGCCTGTCGGGTTCGGGCAAGTCCACCATCGCCCGGGGTGTCTACGACGCGCTGCTGGAGACCGGCGAACGCACCGTCTCGCTGTTCGACGGCGACGTGGTGCGGCGGCTGCTGTCCAGCGAACTGGGCTTCTCCGGCACCGACCGCGAGGCCAACATCCGCCGGATCGCTTACGTGGCCAGCGAGGTCGCGCACCACCACGGCGTCGCGCTGTGCTGCCCGATCGCGCCCTACGCCGCCGGACGCGCCGAGGCCCGCCGGATGGCCGCCGAGGCCGGGGCCGACTTCATCCTGGTGCACGTGTCCACGCCGCTGGAGGTGTGCGAGGAACGCGACCGCAAGGGCCTGTACGCCAAGGCCCGCGCCGGGGTCATCGAGTCGTTCACCGGCATCACCGACCCCTACGAGGTTCCCAAGAACGCCGACCTGACCGTCGACACCTCGGAGATCGCGGTGGACGAGGCGATCGGGCAGGTGATCGACTACCTGGTCGACGGCGGCTGGATCGAGACCGTGCCCTACTAG
- a CDS encoding cytochrome P450, which yields MSDEPFNLVMFQRDGLDPVPELARRRAENPVSRVQYPIGPPIWLVTGYEDTRTVLGSNKFSNDFAKMTAEDDLAFLKDVNPGGLGFKDPPDHTRLRKMLTPEFTMRRLRRLIPRIEEIVAERLDAMEAAGDGVDLVDAFAVPIPSLVISELLGVPYPDRADFQRLSESRFDFLGDIEGCLAAVQDTLEYLSGLVAQQRAEPGDNLLGMLVREHGDNISDAELTEIADGILIGGHETTASMLALGALHLMTKPEHFAMVRDDDDKVVPVVDELLRYLTVVQVAFPRFALEDVKLSNGQVVRKGEVVLASLSGANRDSAFGADAEKVNIFRDMPPHVAFGYGLHRCVGAELGRIELQIAYPALLRRFPNLRLAVPFEELKFRELSIVYGVEKLPVNL from the coding sequence ATGTCCGACGAACCCTTCAACCTCGTGATGTTTCAGCGCGACGGTCTTGATCCCGTGCCTGAACTGGCGCGCCGCCGTGCCGAAAACCCGGTGAGCAGGGTGCAATACCCGATCGGCCCGCCGATTTGGCTGGTGACCGGCTACGAGGACACCCGTACCGTGCTCGGGTCGAACAAGTTCAGCAATGACTTCGCCAAGATGACGGCTGAAGACGACCTCGCCTTCCTCAAGGACGTCAACCCGGGTGGCCTGGGATTCAAGGATCCGCCCGACCACACCCGGCTGCGCAAGATGCTCACACCCGAGTTCACGATGCGGCGGCTGCGGCGGCTGATCCCGCGTATCGAGGAGATCGTCGCCGAACGCCTGGACGCGATGGAGGCCGCCGGGGACGGCGTCGACCTGGTCGACGCGTTCGCGGTGCCGATCCCCTCCCTGGTGATCAGCGAACTGCTCGGTGTCCCGTACCCGGACCGCGCCGACTTCCAGCGGCTGTCGGAGTCCCGTTTCGACTTCCTGGGCGACATCGAGGGCTGCCTGGCCGCCGTTCAGGACACTTTGGAGTACCTGTCCGGCCTGGTGGCGCAACAGCGCGCCGAACCGGGGGACAACCTGCTGGGCATGCTGGTGCGCGAACACGGCGACAACATCTCCGACGCCGAACTCACCGAGATCGCCGACGGCATCCTCATCGGCGGCCACGAGACCACCGCGAGCATGCTGGCACTGGGCGCCCTGCACCTGATGACCAAACCCGAGCACTTCGCGATGGTCCGCGACGACGACGACAAGGTCGTCCCGGTCGTCGACGAACTGCTGCGCTACCTGACCGTCGTGCAGGTGGCCTTCCCGCGGTTCGCGCTGGAGGACGTGAAACTGTCCAACGGCCAGGTCGTCCGGAAGGGCGAGGTCGTGCTGGCCTCGCTGTCGGGCGCCAACCGCGACTCCGCCTTCGGCGCGGACGCCGAGAAGGTCAACATCTTCCGCGACATGCCGCCGCACGTGGCCTTCGGCTACGGACTGCACCGCTGCGTCGGTGCCGAACTGGGCCGCATCGAACTCCAGATCGCCTACCCGGCGCTGCTGCGCCGGTTCCCGAACCTGCGGCTGGCGGTGCCGTTCGAGGAACTGAAGTTCCGCGAACTGTCCATCGTGTACGGAGTCGAGAAGCTGCCGGTGAACCTGTGA
- a CDS encoding ATP-binding cassette domain-containing protein, with product MHSGSTSIDITGARENNLKNIDITIPKHRITVFTGVSGSGKSSIVFDTVAAEAQRQINETHSAFVRGFLPKYGQPDADAIENLSAAIIIDQQRLGGNSRSTVGTITDIYTLLRLLYSRVGSPNIGGAYVFSFNDPAGMCERCQGLGRVVTVDMDEFVDMSKSLNEGALLHPDFKVGKWFWNMYSASGFFDMDKPLAEYGKEELDILFHGTDAKIPFAWEGGTINSKYEGAVEKFTRLIMSKSAEEMSDRNRAIFERFTTTGVCDACEGLRLNEKVRSCKLAGLHIAEMASMEITDLVRVLSGVDGGSSQRVLDSLLERLDHLITIGLGYLSLHRATGSLSGGESQRIKTVRNLNSSLTEMMYIFDEPSIGLHARDVHRMNELLVKLRDKGNTVLVVEHDPDVIAVADHVIDVGPGAGTHGGTIVYEGPVAGLKEADTPTGAQLRRRSGLKDETRAANGKYPVADVNSHNVSGVSVDFPAGVLTVVTGVAGSGKSTLVTEGLLTQHPDAIVIDQTAVAANRRSNTATYTGLADGIRKLFANVNGVKPSLFSFNSDGACPDCQGHGVIYTDLAFMDGVKTPCETCEGKRFKSEVLAHTVRGKNISDVLNLTAEEAAEFFTEKKLRTVLRALNDVGLDYLTLGQPLNTLSGGECQRIKLATELSSMYSQASPAPTGSIGSGARASSFSARLNRLYVMDEPTTGLHMSDIEKLLGLFDHLVDSGNTVIIIEHNMDVIKHADWIIDLGPDGGSSGGRVMFEGTPRQLLDTRGSHTGDFLRRELAA from the coding sequence GTGCACTCGGGCAGTACGAGCATCGACATCACCGGCGCGCGCGAGAACAACCTCAAGAACATCGACATCACGATCCCCAAGCACCGCATCACCGTCTTCACCGGCGTCTCCGGCTCCGGGAAGTCCTCCATCGTCTTCGACACCGTCGCCGCCGAGGCCCAGCGCCAGATCAACGAGACCCACTCCGCCTTCGTCCGCGGCTTCCTGCCCAAGTACGGACAGCCCGACGCCGACGCGATCGAGAACCTGTCGGCGGCGATCATCATCGACCAGCAGCGGCTGGGCGGCAACTCGCGCTCGACGGTCGGCACCATCACCGACATCTACACCCTGCTGCGGCTGCTGTACTCCCGTGTCGGCAGCCCGAACATCGGCGGCGCCTACGTCTTCTCGTTCAACGACCCGGCGGGCATGTGCGAGCGGTGCCAGGGCCTCGGCCGGGTCGTCACCGTCGACATGGACGAGTTCGTCGACATGTCGAAGTCGCTGAACGAGGGCGCGCTGCTGCATCCGGACTTCAAGGTGGGCAAGTGGTTCTGGAACATGTACTCCGCCTCCGGCTTCTTCGACATGGACAAGCCACTCGCCGAATACGGCAAGGAGGAGCTGGACATCCTGTTCCACGGCACCGACGCGAAGATCCCGTTCGCGTGGGAGGGCGGCACGATCAACTCCAAGTACGAGGGCGCCGTCGAGAAGTTCACCCGGCTGATCATGAGCAAGAGCGCCGAGGAGATGTCGGACCGCAACCGGGCGATCTTCGAGCGCTTCACCACCACCGGGGTGTGCGACGCGTGCGAGGGCCTGCGGCTCAACGAGAAGGTCCGCTCCTGCAAGCTCGCCGGTCTCCACATCGCCGAGATGGCCAGCATGGAGATCACCGACCTGGTGCGGGTGCTGTCCGGAGTGGACGGCGGTAGTTCGCAGCGGGTCCTGGACAGCCTCCTGGAACGGCTCGACCACCTGATCACCATCGGCCTGGGTTACCTGAGCCTGCACCGCGCGACCGGTTCGCTGTCGGGCGGGGAGTCGCAGCGCATCAAGACCGTCCGCAACCTCAACTCCAGTCTCACCGAGATGATGTACATCTTCGACGAGCCCTCCATCGGCCTGCACGCCCGGGACGTGCACCGGATGAACGAACTGCTGGTCAAGTTGCGGGACAAGGGGAACACGGTCCTGGTCGTCGAACACGACCCGGACGTCATCGCGGTGGCCGACCACGTCATCGACGTCGGTCCCGGCGCGGGCACCCACGGCGGCACCATCGTCTACGAAGGACCGGTGGCCGGGCTGAAGGAGGCCGACACCCCCACCGGCGCCCAACTGCGCCGCCGCTCGGGGCTCAAGGACGAGACCCGGGCCGCCAACGGCAAGTACCCGGTCGCCGACGTCAACTCCCACAACGTCTCCGGCGTCAGCGTCGACTTCCCGGCCGGGGTCCTGACCGTCGTGACCGGGGTAGCCGGTTCCGGCAAGAGCACCCTGGTGACCGAGGGCCTGTTGACCCAGCACCCCGACGCGATCGTCATCGACCAGACCGCGGTGGCGGCCAACCGCCGCAGCAACACCGCCACCTACACCGGCCTGGCCGACGGCATCCGCAAGCTGTTCGCCAACGTCAACGGTGTCAAGCCCTCGCTGTTCAGCTTCAACTCCGACGGCGCCTGCCCCGACTGCCAGGGCCACGGCGTCATCTACACCGATCTGGCCTTCATGGACGGTGTCAAGACCCCGTGCGAGACCTGCGAGGGCAAACGCTTCAAGAGCGAGGTGCTGGCGCACACCGTGCGGGGCAAGAACATCAGCGACGTGCTGAACCTGACCGCCGAGGAGGCGGCCGAGTTCTTCACCGAGAAGAAACTGCGCACCGTGCTGCGGGCCCTCAACGACGTCGGCCTCGACTACCTGACCCTCGGGCAGCCGCTCAACACGCTGTCGGGCGGCGAGTGCCAGCGCATCAAGCTCGCCACCGAACTGAGCAGCATGTATTCGCAGGCTTCGCCTGCTCCGACAGGCTCAATCGGCTCGGGAGCCCGAGCAAGCTCGTTCTCCGCTCGCCTCAATCGCCTGTACGTGATGGACGAGCCCACCACGGGGCTGCACATGTCCGACATCGAGAAACTGCTGGGCCTGTTCGATCACCTGGTGGACAGCGGGAACACCGTCATCATCATCGAGCACAACATGGACGTCATCAAGCACGCCGACTGGATCATCGACCTGGGCCCCGACGGCGGCAGCTCCGGCGGCCGGGTCATGTTCGAGGGCACCCCGCGGCAACTGCTGGACACCCGCGGCTCCCACACCGGCGACTTCCTCCGCCGCGAACTGGCGGCTTGA
- a CDS encoding alkaline phosphatase PhoX, which yields MKRRTVLLGTTVAVGGATGLAGSLWHQAFADPAQPGPSPYGDLLEADANGIRLPEGFTSRAIGESSKDVAGYTWHDAPDGGACFETEDGWIYVSNSEIENNEGGASAVRFTADGEIHSAYRILGGTERNCAGGATPWGTWLSCEETERGEVYETDPTGEKEAVVHPAMGRFQHEAAACDPDRKVVYLTEDESDGCFYRFTPDNWEDLSAGRLDVLTESDGTLAWEEVPDPLAEDEETRFQVSSAKKFDGGEGCWYTNGICYFTTKGSNTVWAFNAADDTIAVAYDDDEVDGDAPLHGVDNITGARSGDLFVAEDGGDMEINIITPDEVVAPFLRIEGHDESEICGPAFSPDGKRFYFSSQRGSGGSDSDGITYEVTGPFRDSA from the coding sequence GTGAAACGCCGCACCGTTTTGCTGGGCACCACCGTCGCCGTCGGCGGCGCGACCGGCCTGGCCGGAAGCCTGTGGCACCAGGCCTTCGCCGACCCCGCCCAACCCGGACCCAGCCCCTACGGCGACCTGCTCGAGGCCGACGCCAACGGCATCCGGCTGCCGGAGGGCTTCACCTCCCGTGCCATCGGCGAGTCCAGTAAAGACGTCGCCGGTTACACGTGGCACGACGCCCCCGACGGCGGCGCCTGCTTCGAGACCGAGGACGGCTGGATCTACGTGTCCAACAGCGAGATCGAGAACAACGAGGGTGGCGCCTCGGCCGTCCGCTTCACCGCGGACGGCGAGATCCACTCCGCCTACCGGATCCTGGGCGGCACCGAACGCAACTGCGCCGGGGGTGCCACCCCGTGGGGCACCTGGCTTTCCTGCGAGGAGACCGAACGCGGCGAGGTCTACGAGACCGACCCGACCGGCGAGAAGGAGGCCGTCGTCCACCCGGCGATGGGCCGGTTCCAGCACGAGGCCGCCGCCTGCGATCCCGACCGCAAGGTCGTCTACCTGACCGAGGACGAGAGCGACGGCTGCTTCTACCGGTTCACGCCCGACAACTGGGAGGACCTGTCGGCCGGACGGCTCGACGTGCTGACCGAGTCCGACGGAACCCTGGCCTGGGAGGAGGTCCCCGACCCGCTGGCCGAGGACGAGGAGACCCGGTTCCAGGTGTCGTCGGCCAAGAAGTTCGACGGCGGCGAAGGTTGCTGGTACACCAACGGCATCTGCTACTTCACCACCAAGGGCTCCAACACCGTGTGGGCCTTCAACGCCGCCGACGACACCATCGCCGTCGCCTACGATGACGACGAAGTGGACGGTGATGCCCCGCTGCACGGCGTGGACAACATCACCGGCGCCCGCTCCGGCGACCTGTTCGTCGCCGAGGACGGCGGCGACATGGAGATCAACATCATCACGCCCGACGAGGTCGTCGCGCCGTTCCTGCGCATCGAGGGGCACGACGAATCCGAGATCTGCGGACCGGCGTTCTCCCCCGACGGGAAGCGGTTCTACTTCTCGTCGCAACGCGGCAGCGGCGGTTCCGACTCCGACGGAATCACTTATGAAGTAACCGGTCCCTTCCGCGATTCCGCCTAA
- a CDS encoding dihydrofolate reductase family protein has product MRNLVYYIALSIDGKIAGPDDEVEFYPSSEDYMNWMNTEFPDVLPSHFRAQLGLSDTPNPNFDTIVMGRRTYDPGWKNGIPSPYAHLRQYVFSRSLESKHPDVEIVSTDPVAKVRELKREDSDKDIYLAGGGEFAGQLLGEIDKLVIKYYPVVAGAGRDGFGSTFNPTLFDLTEVKTFDGGNAVLYYDKKK; this is encoded by the coding sequence ATGCGAAACCTGGTCTACTACATCGCCCTGTCGATCGACGGCAAGATCGCCGGCCCCGACGACGAGGTCGAGTTCTACCCCTCCTCGGAGGACTACATGAACTGGATGAACACCGAGTTCCCCGACGTGTTGCCGAGCCATTTCCGCGCGCAGCTCGGCCTGTCGGACACCCCCAACCCGAATTTCGACACCATCGTCATGGGCCGCCGGACCTATGACCCCGGCTGGAAGAACGGGATCCCCAGCCCGTACGCGCACCTGCGTCAGTACGTGTTCTCGCGGTCCCTGGAGAGCAAGCACCCGGACGTCGAGATCGTGTCCACCGACCCGGTCGCCAAGGTCCGGGAGCTGAAGCGGGAGGACTCCGACAAGGACATCTACCTGGCCGGTGGCGGCGAGTTCGCCGGGCAGCTGCTCGGCGAGATCGACAAGCTGGTCATCAAGTACTACCCGGTGGTGGCCGGGGCCGGGCGGGACGGCTTCGGCTCGACCTTCAACCCGACCCTGTTCGACCTGACCGAGGTCAAGACCTTCGACGGCGGCAACGCCGTCCTGTACTACGACAAGAAGAAGTAA
- a CDS encoding TetR/AcrR family transcriptional regulator, translated as MVSNPRRRTALLDAAVEVLAAQGARGLTFRAVDTEAGVPVGTASNYFSGRDELLRQAAEYVFVRLSPPAEEYQPPPGEGLELLIAQMREITERARVDRAGYLALFELRLEAARRPDLRDFFTERFRVNLDNIIAGYETWQRRGDRVTPVLLYLAMTGLLLEDLTLPGVLAGEGDGDLVTRLVAAIAPE; from the coding sequence ATGGTCAGTAATCCGCGACGCCGCACCGCCCTGCTCGACGCCGCCGTCGAGGTCCTCGCCGCGCAGGGCGCGCGCGGCCTCACCTTCCGCGCCGTCGACACCGAGGCGGGGGTGCCGGTGGGCACCGCGTCCAACTACTTCTCCGGACGCGACGAGCTGCTGCGGCAGGCGGCCGAGTACGTGTTCGTCCGGTTGAGCCCGCCCGCCGAGGAGTACCAGCCGCCGCCCGGTGAGGGGCTGGAGCTGCTGATCGCGCAGATGCGCGAGATCACCGAGCGGGCCCGCGTCGATCGGGCCGGGTACCTGGCGTTGTTCGAGTTGCGGTTGGAGGCGGCGCGGCGGCCCGACCTGCGCGACTTCTTCACCGAACGGTTCCGCGTCAACCTCGACAACATCATCGCCGGATACGAGACCTGGCAGCGTCGCGGCGACCGGGTGACGCCGGTGCTGCTCTATCTGGCGATGACCGGGTTGCTGCTGGAGGACCTGACGCTGCCCGGGGTGCTGGCCGGTGAGGGGGACGGTGATCTGGTGACCCGGCTGGTGGCCGCGATCGCGCCGGAGTGA